In Coregonus clupeaformis isolate EN_2021a unplaced genomic scaffold, ASM2061545v1 scaf0007, whole genome shotgun sequence, the sequence CAGAGAGCAGTGTTGGGAGGTACAAGATGGGGAGGTTCGATGTGAACAATGCTTCATCAAGGTTCTCTTCATAGCAGTCACTTTCAATTCCAGCCGCTTGACTTTGATCAGCAGAGGGCTTTGAAGCCTTTTTCTGGACCTTTGCTGCTCCACCTTCTCCCCAGAGTTCTTCCAGCTAGCTGGATATTTGGTCACCCAACTCCAGGCAGCCTTAATGAAAACGTTGAGAATGTAATACATCAGTAGCCTATAAAATTATAATTACTACATTTGAAATTAACACATAACTATCAATGGACAAAACATGGACATGGAATTATGAGAGGCTGAATCTGATATTTGGTTACAGCAAAGGAGTTTGTGGCCTCATTTCATGATCATTTGACCGCTAAATCATTCACTAATGGTAGTGCATTTTGATTAAATATAGCAACTGCCACTCTGATGGAGGTGGTgatgcccactgggcacacactggttgaatcaatgttgtttccacgtaatttcaaggaaattacgttgaaccaacgatgaatagacattgaattgtcGTCTGTGCTGTGGGTGATGATGATGGATTAGACAGGAGTCAGGACCCCACTTACCTGTGAAGCAAGCTCTATTCTGTCCCAGTAGATGTAGCACAGGTAGGAGAGAGCAGCCACAAATAAAGCTGTCAAGCATTTCCATCCTTCAAAGACAGTCTGCGGCGACGAGATAACCGTATTGAAAGTTGCATGTCTGACTCTGTTGCTGCCAGTAAAGCCTGTCATTAATGCACAACGCATCCTGGAACACTGATGATTGGGGTTCAGCTCCTCCAATCCATTTCAATCAATGTTTTGACATTTGAATTGGCTAGATGGATGAAATGCACTGATAAAACGTGTTCTGGCGCAATTGAATTTCCCAAAAATTGGTCGACATTCTAGCATCTAAAATTACATTCTAGTAATTATATATGCATAACGTCACAAACGCTGCAGATAATTATGACAGGGCCTAATTAGGCGTCTTTCTCCAcaacattccagccattatttcCATTGAATGGGGGTTTTCTTTACATCACGTCCACACATTTGTGTTTAAGGCCTGTTATCCGGAAATAAATACATTCAAATATCTGACATCTTAAAACGTCCCCTTTTTCAGAATATTCGGGATATGGCATATACATAAAATAAAGAAATGGgtattgaaaataaaatccaACCGACACTATAGGCGGCAATAATTGCCTAAACTTGAAACCAAATAATCTAAACGTTTCTGTTGCACAGATTCAGGTCCCCGTGATTCGACATTGACAGATTTGTTTGGAGGTCCCTATAGCAACCATCTAAAACTTTCGTGCACCACAGCACCATGGACGAATTTCAATCCTCTGAAGAGGTAGGTTTAAAGAAAAAACGCTACATCAAATTATCTTGGGGAAACATTTGAGTTCTCTTCCCCAGCTGCATGGTTCATGCATCGGTATATTGTTACATTGTATTACATAGACTACATTATGTTGCTGTGATGTTACGTCTATTATTTGAGTGGGCCAGATCAGCTGACCTCTAAGAAAAATAATGTGGCTATCTCCTGTATGTGGGAAATAAAACCAGCGACAAAAACACCAAATGTCATAATGCAAATGTTACTTTCCTAGCTAGATCAATTTATATTTCCGCTCCCTTTTCAGACTGCATTTGTCGTTGATGATATAACTACAATCATAAAAGATGTAAGTATTTGTGCAATTTCTGATATTACTACAATCATAAAATGTATTTGCAATTTCCTAAACAAGTGGTGATTGACATGTCAGTGTTAACTGAAATAAATACTTAGACTGTGGAGACAACTATTGGAAGCAGTGCCTATCAACAAAATCGAATTAACCAATGGACATCCAGTGTGGTGGAGACAAGTCTGAACCAACTGTCCAAACTGGGAAAACCCTTTAAATACATAGGTAACGCCTCGTTATGTTGTGTCCATTACAGTTGTAAAATGTAAAAGTATGGCAATGAAAGGACCCAACAAAATCAGGTAATGATTTACACATTTTCACTGTGTTCATCATTAGTGACATGCATCATACTGCAGAAAAATGGAGCAGGTCTGCATACTGCCAGCTCTTGCTTCTGGGACAACACTATGGACGGTAAGCAATGTAACAATGTTTTGCAGACAGTGTCTACAAAGCGAAGGAATAGCAGAGGCCCGCAATGGTTTTTCATAAACTGTAGAATGTTGGAACGTGAACTATCACAATCTGTGTTTCCGTTTCTCTTCCAGGAAGCTGTACCGTGAGATGGGAGAACAAAACCACGTACTGTATTGTCAGTGTCTTTGGGTTGGCTGTCTGACTTGAACAACCACCATCTATCTTCTCCTATTTTGCAATCAGACATTTTCCCAACCCCAGTGAAACCGGTCATTGATTTTCAGTATAATCAACTAATAAATGTAGCCCTTGGTTTTGAACTCCACAACTTGTCAATCATTAAAACACCCGTCTTATTCCTTATCATATTAAGCGGTTTAGAAGTTTAGCTAAGTTCATAAATCTGCAATAAACAGTTAAAAATACATTGATTGAAATGATCGTTTTTTATTTTCTTCCCAAATGATGACTGCACGTTATTGCAAACTGATCATTGCATATTTAAAACCATTGAATAATGAACCGTTTATAATACTACTTATATgcctttttatttaaaataaattaaatatatcTTAAAAGGTAGtctcagcgatatgacgtagatgcagaaaaTAAACACCATAGTTCAATTTctacaacaactaagagcgttgaagcgcaaggctcaacttctccgctgttttggtccTGCACCTAACACGTTCTAACCAGTGATGGGGAAGATACTCTGAAAAGATAGTTTaacaagctaccaattacttcacactggaagaagcttagctacactaaagctacccttacgAAACGTATCGTTTACTTAAAGTTATTTTGaacaagtatactgaacaaaatataaatgcaacaatttcaaagattttaatgagttacagttcatataagaaatcagtcaattgaaataaataaattaggctctaacctatggatttcacatgactgggcaggtgtgcagccatgggtgggcctggcccagccaatcagaatacgtttttccccacaaaagggctttattacagacatgtTCCCTCAAAattttagacatctgtggcattgtgttgtgtgacaaaactgcacattttagtggccttttattccccccagcacaaagtgcacctgtgtaatgatcatactgtttaatcagcttcttgatatgccacacctgtcaggtggatggattattttggcaaagaaaacttgctcattaacagggatgtaaacaaatgtgtgcacaaaatgagagaaataggctttttgtgcgtatggaacatctctgggatcttttatttcagctcatgaaaccaacactttacatgttgcgtttatatttttgttcagtgtacttcaCTACAACCAAACTACTTAGTGAAAAATTATCATacctaaatctgaaatgtcaaacTAGGTtttcatccaacctttttatgtaaGTAAAGTACCTGTCGGATAAAAAATGccacgacaggcctgatggaaacagacatTGTCTGTCAAATTTCCAAATGTGGACAAAACCCAACTACGCTAGACTAGGTGGGATCTTTTTTGTGTCGATAAAATTAAATTATGCAAGAAAAGTCAGTGGATACgcttttatgtgcaaatattgatataataaccgtCATATCGAAGAAAACTTGGGAGTATCGCGATgacgtgtggtcctcccactacgacttgtcGGGAAAACATGcagacagattaaataaatgattatgaacttcacagggtggtgaaagtgcaaggtgatgagcttgatgctcattTCCAATAAatagagggtcttattctggttcATTGATGCTTTGCTGCAGTTTGACAAAGAAAAATAATCTTGATATTTTGTTAATAATCTCACCCTATAGGCTAtacgtgcactctagccaacagcaggCAGATACAGTACTTTACCTGCACAATGTTTGCTAGAGCATACATGCCactaccagagtgggcacactcgtTGTATAAACACTTTTTTCctttgtgagaaaaccatcagtagagttgaaaatgcaatgggcGAACAGGAGCTAAGCCACTCTATAATGTAAAATGGGTATATTTTCATAGATAGTGAAAATATAGTCCACTATGTCACTTTTATAAGAAATACTGACTAGTTCCCTGAAGAGTTTAAAGGCTAATCAATGTAAATGCATGACAAGGAAAATAAAGATACACAATGCAATTTAATATTTTTGAAAGGGCctattcaaacatttattattCTTATAAAGCATTACACGTCTGCCCACTgcattgaaaaaaaaaagaaatgtgtcTTGATATTCAGAGGGGACAACATTTTTCCTCAAGTTATTAGTGGGCAAATGAGATGTTTCTGTCCCATGAAAGCTATTTTCAAACAAATTAATAGCATTGAAATGGTACAATGAGCTACAACGTTCTTCTAAATAATATTCGAAAATGTTTTATAAAACTTCATTGTGTAGTGATAAGACGCATATATACATTAGAACGTTCATCACCTGACAGAAATGTAATACAAATACTCTAAAGAGGTTTTTAAAAAATCAGGGGAAGGATCGTTTTACACATGTATCTGTTGTATGTCAATTAAGGTACTTGAGCTAATCAGTTTGGCAACTTAAAAGATACTGATAATATCAGAGTAGTAATTACATTAGGAAAAAAAACACTGGGATAGTCTTTATATTGGACACAAAGGTACTCAGTTCTACGAACCTTCGAGAAGTAGCTTATCATTAGTTTTCGTGGGGAAGAGGTCAAGCAAGGGGGTGGAAAACATTGGCCTCTCAAGAACCACCACGGGCCTGAGGTACTGCAACTGCTTAATGGCTAGGTCACCACAACCTGTCAGAGCCTTTTCTAAGATGAGGCGCAAGTTCTGGACTGATGTGTATTCCCCTGTCCTGGGAAGAGGCTGAAGTGGGGAAGATCGAGCCCGCCTGCTACGGGTAGTAGTGAGGCCCATCTGGCTGTTCTCCTTTACAGAACAGTTACGTCTGTAGGAATCCCGCCGCCGAGCTGACACCACGGGCGGTTCAGGCCTGTGGCTGTTGCAGTGAGAAGCCCGGGGCCTCACATCATCCTTAGTGCTCTCCTGTATGAACTTCAGGAAAGACGACTCGAATCCCATAGGTTTATAAGTAGCCAGGTCAAATGTGCGAGGGGGAGGGCTGTGAGGCTGGGGGTCCTTTGGAATgggagggagctcagagagctcGTTCTTACGTTTAAGTGGCTGGCGGGCTTGAGGAGAGGGCAATGGCACAGAAATTATTGTTGGTTTGCCACCATCTTTGCCTGAACTGTCCATGAAGCCCTCATCAACACTGAATCGGAGGgaggatggtggagagagatcAAGAGCGGGCGGGTTTGAGGATTTTCGCCTTGGCCTCTCCTCTTGGCTGTTCTGAATAGCAGGCTCTTCAGTGTGCCCACTAGGTTCTCCATAAAGCAAGTCATCTGCACCCACCAAAACATTCCTCTCAGCAGGTGGCTCATCTTTGAACCCCAGTGGGTCATGCTCATCAAGTGTTTCTGCTTCAATGGAGTGCAGACTCATAGGGACAGATGGACCACCTGGGTTCTCTGGCTCTGCTTGATACTCCATCTTCAGAACTCCGTTAGGTGCCCTCGTCATATCAGGGCAAGCAGATAATACAGTATTCCTCTGAATCAGCTCATCCAGTTTCTCTGCACTAAACACAAGCTTATCCTCATTCAATTCAAAAGCCTGATTGGTTAATTTGTGGCAATTCAAATAGTGACGGCGCATACTACGTATAAATTTGACTACAGAATCACAACCTTGCACCATGCATGGGTAGGCTTCACGTTGACAACGATCTTGGCACATCTGTAAGGCCTCCTCATGGGAACGGAATACCATATCTTCAAACCTTCTGGATTTCTTTTCAGTTGACACATGTTCACCAtcatcttcatctctctcttcactaGTTTCTTCAGCCTTAACATCTTCAGGAGACTTCGGGCAGTGTCTCAGAGATTGCCGGAGGGGTAGCTTGGTTGCATCTTTCTGTGGCGTAGATGTGATGATCAGCTTCTTTTGGCATCCAGTGGCTGACGTGTCCTTGTGAGTATTCTGGAGACGTAATACGAGTGAATCATAGTAATTGAGGTGGCTAGAGAGTACATGTTTTTTCAGACTACTGCTTTGGGTGAACACTTGTGTACAGCCGTCATACTTGCAGCACAAGGTCGCCTGGTAAGGTTGATTACTCTTTCTGTGACTGTTTAGGCTACTGGTTGCCTGATCACTCTTTCTGTGGCGCTTTAGGCTACTGGTCGCCTGGTCACTCTTTCGGTGACTGTTTAGGCTACTGGTTGCCTGATCACTCTTTCTGTGGCGCTTTAGGCTACTGGTCGCCTGGTTAGGATGATCACTCTTTCTGTGACGCTTTAAGCTACTGGTCGCCTGGTTAGGATGCTCACTCTCTGTGTGTCGCACCAAGCTACTGTTCAGGAGGTAAGAAGCATTACAGTTGGCGTAGCTGCACCTAAACTTCTGTAAAGCCGGGTCTTCTGAAAGCACGGAAGGATGTCCCATCACCGGTGAATGAAACTTCTTCTGGTGGCGATAAAGACTGGAGGCGTGGGAGAAAAGCACCCCACAGTCCTTGTGCTTGCACGTATAAATGCCGCCCTTGCCTCTTCGCATACCTCCGTCTTCACGTTCCTCCTCTTCAAAGTGATCCTGCACAGAAGATGGAGGGTGACTGCATTTCTTATGCTTGTCTCCAGATTTAGCAAATTGTACAATGTTTTGTCGCATTATTTTCTTTTTTTGGTACTTCTGCTGCCAGGAGGGGTGTTGCCAGGTGGGGGTCTGAGATTTTTGTGTAAAGGAGTCTCTTGGCTTGGTGGGTTCTGTAAAGGAGACTGTTGGCTTGGTGTGTTCTGGGGGCTGTGTAAAGGAGACTGTTGGCTTGGTGTGTTCTGGGGGCTGTGTAAAGGCGACTGTTGGCTTGGTGGGTTCTGGGGGTTGTGTTATAGAGACTGTTGGCTTGGTGGGTTCTGGGGGTTTACCCTCAACCCGCTTTTTAGACCAACAGCTCATTTGCTCCACAACTGCCTCGCTAAGTCTATGCGTCTGAAGATAATGAACCCTCAAGTCCGTCTTCTCTCTATGGCATTTGAAGCAGAGGTGACACTTAAATGGCTTAAATGTAAGTGATTTGAGGATCTTCATTCCTTTCGCCTTCTTCTCTGAGAAATTATGCTTGTTCATGTAGTGGCGTATTAGGGTTGTGCTGGTCACACTTCTAAAGTTGCAATCATTAAGCTCACAGAAGTATGGTTTAGTAGAGGCTTGCAAAACAAAAGGGCTGACCTGGTCTGCATCCAAGTGTTGCTCTGAGGGTAGACTGTGGGGTACTGATGGTTCAGTGGTTGATGTCAGTTTCACCCTCTTGCCAACAGCGGGTGGCGCTCTCTTTTGCAAAAACACAACTGGGGACCTGGTGCCAAGACCCTGATGGCAGGATATATTTGATGTGGATCCTGAGATTGGATGGAAGGGCTCACAATATCCATTTGTAGAGCTGGAGAGAGTCAAACTAAGCTGGCTAAGCCCAATCAAAATCTCTCTCAAAGGGTCATTGTCCAGGCTTGAGGGAGATGTTGCTGTGTTCTTAATAGATGGGCAAGCATTTTCCTGGCTTGACCCCTTCATTAGCAGACAAGCTGCAAGTTCATGTTTGTTCTTGTCATCGTTGTTGTGCTCTGTTTttacctttagacctttagattTCAAGCCCTTCTCTTTGACAAGATTTTTGCGTTCCTTATTCTCagtcttgaaatgttctggatgaACACACCTTAGGTGCTGGTGGACATCTCTGGCTTTAGAGAAGGTCAATCCACACCTTTCAAAACCACAAGTGAACTTTTTTCCATCAAAGCACACAGCAACAGatgccattgtgcccttgggctcCTTGCAACTCGACATGTGTGAGGCACTGCATGTAGAGGAAGCAGCATTGTTTTCCCCATTGACTACCTCCTCCAGTACAGTCTTTGTGTCACAATACTTTTTGGGGCTGGCTATCTCCTCAGTTATGGAGTCAAGATGTTTTCTTTTGGCCTTCCTCTGTGCCTCAAAGTCGTCCTCAGAGAAGGTAATGCCGTGTGTGGCTAAATGCCGGCCGAATTCCTTTTTAGAAAAGTAGAACTTCTTGCAATCAAGGCTAGTGCAGCTGTATGCTGCGTCACGAAAGTGCTGTGCTTCATGGTGGTATACCTGCCCCAAGTCACAGAAAGAAAGACTACAACCTTTGAGCTCACACTGGTAGCTAAGTTGAAAGCCATGGCTCTGCTTGTGTGCGACAAGCTCATTGGAGGTGCTGAAACGAGCGCCACAACCTGTGACCATACACATGTAAGGCAGGTCACCGTAGTGCACACGCCGATGCCTGCGGTGGTGATAGGCAGACATGAAGTGGCGCCGGCAGTAAGTGCACTTTTCCCTACGGTCTCTCATTTCAAAATAATGTTTCACGTTCTCGTCCCCAACATGGTCCTCTGATTTAAGGTGCACACCCAGGTACTTGGAATGCTTAAAAGTCTTTGTACAGTGAGTGGCAGGGCATGTGTATATGTCACGATTCTGCAATTCAAAATGAACGTTAATGTAATCAAATGTGACGTTATCCTCATGACCAGGCTTCCTGGGTGCAGATGAAGCTTGTTCTAAAATGTGCTCCAGAACATCAGGATCATGTGTGGACTGGTAGTACAGCATTAAGGATGGATCAAGGGCAATCTCACCAGGCTCCAAGTCATCCAGGTCGTCCTCCTCCATTTCTTTATCCAAATCAATCCTCTTTTTGTCCTTTTTCTTCTGTCGAGTGCTTCTGGATGGCATTTGAAGGTGTAGTTTGGTGTGTGGGATAAAATCTTTTCTGCTCTTAAACTTCTTCAGGCAGACAGGGCAGGTGGAAATACCGTTTTCTTCATGCCTCTTAGAGTGAAGAAGGATTCGAGTCTCAGTAACAGATTTCTCACAAATCTTGCAGAAGAACTTGTATTTCTTCTGCAGTGAGCCCTGCTCCGAGGTACCCTCAGCATCTGGCTTTGAAGGTGGTTTACTGTCCCTCTCATTTTCTTCATAATGACCATCAATGCTACCACTTGTCCCATTTACGTATTCTCTTGGCATATCAACAAATCCCTTCTCCACCTCTTCCTTTATATCCTGCTCAAGACTAACCTCTTCCTgccccccctctttctcctcctcctctggctcAGGTTCAAGCCCCAGCAGCATGATGCACTGATGCTTGAGTGTCTTCCAGTCCCAGAATTCAGGGTCGAAAGGCCAGTGGGCTTTAAGTGCCAGGAGCAGTTCACACCGCAGGGAGTTGGGGATGATGGCGTTTTCCTGGTCATACTTCTGATCGGGCCGCAGATAGAGCTCTTGAAGAGAGCTGAAGGCCACATGAGAGAGGCCTAAGAGAAACTCTGTCAGCTGGCAGGCCCGCAACACCTCAAGATCGTCTGGTAGGAGGCAGGATACAGTATTGCACACAGATATCCTCGTTTCTGTGTCCTCTTGCTTTGGGAGCTGTAGTGCTTTAACACATAACTCCACAGATGAAGCCAGACCCAGCTCCTCTGCCTGTAAAAGAAACAAGAGGAGATCGTTTTTTCCCAATGGTGTGACAGTGGCCTACCATTTAAAGTAACTGCCCACTTTTAAAAGtttatattctgttaactcatatccAAATAATATTGTTGACTGGTCCTATAC encodes:
- the LOC121538969 gene encoding zinc finger protein Rlf isoform X3 — protein: MADSDVEPEPDWSNRPSNTAEDTLVAMECLLTTLRALEATLRQQDISEISSTEYCDNFCQALMDYAGSRNSVEHGLPLLEVYCLAINCFAASRPHLTADSDTVALVLKRLALSCFELLLSVPENEIPYEAWVQFHRSVQVAHDALLEYGSIDLQALLQITGEGGAWSNPVLSALLTGHPTTAEEVDAYISLEGEGFMEMRVKHLEKVGEVAKAVVLAKACAECHLVSNQTTFRQTYVSLLCQLLPGEEAIMEISRLDCKDVLDITCNLETEGEDNTAFILCTTFLTQQLQQQSLYCSWELTLLWSKLQRRIDPSLESLLERCLQLGAIAKTVYHLLFLVRVIRTEAEELGLASSVELCVKALQLPKQEDTETRISVCNTVSCLLPDDLEVLRACQLTEFLLGLSHVAFSSLQELYLRPDQKYDQENAIIPNSLRCELLLALKAHWPFDPEFWDWKTLKHQCIMLLGLEPEPEEEEKEGGQEEVSLEQDIKEEVEKGFVDMPREYVNGTSGSIDGHYEENERDSKPPSKPDAEGTSEQGSLQKKYKFFCKICEKSVTETRILLHSKRHEENGISTCPVCLKKFKSRKDFIPHTKLHLQMPSRSTRQKKKDKKRIDLDKEMEEDDLDDLEPGEIALDPSLMLYYQSTHDPDVLEHILEQASSAPRKPGHEDNVTFDYINVHFELQNRDIYTCPATHCTKTFKHSKYLGVHLKSEDHVGDENVKHYFEMRDRREKCTYCRRHFMSAYHHRRHRRVHYGDLPYMCMVTGCGARFSTSNELVAHKQSHGFQLSYQCELKGCSLSFCDLGQVYHHEAQHFRDAAYSCTSLDCKKFYFSKKEFGRHLATHGITFSEDDFEAQRKAKRKHLDSITEEIASPKKYCDTKTVLEEVVNGENNAASSTCSASHMSSCKEPKGTMASVAVCFDGKKFTCGFERCGLTFSKARDVHQHLRCVHPEHFKTENKERKNLVKEKGLKSKGLKVKTEHNNDDKNKHELAACLLMKGSSQENACPSIKNTATSPSSLDNDPLREILIGLSQLSLTLSSSTNGYCEPFHPISGSTSNISCHQGLGTRSPVVFLQKRAPPAVGKRVKLTSTTEPSVPHSLPSEQHLDADQVSPFVLQASTKPYFCELNDCNFRSVTSTTLIRHYMNKHNFSEKKAKGMKILKSLTFKPFKCHLCFKCHREKTDLRVHYLQTHRLSEAVVEQMSCWSKKRVEGKPPEPTKPTVSITQPPEPTKPTVAFTQPPEHTKPTVSFTQPPEHTKPTVSFTEPTKPRDSFTQKSQTPTWQHPSWQQKYQKKKIMRQNIVQFAKSGDKHKKCSHPPSSVQDHFEEEEREDGGMRRGKGGIYTCKHKDCGVLFSHASSLYRHQKKFHSPVMGHPSVLSEDPALQKFRCSYANCNASYLLNSSLVRHTESEHPNQATSSLKRHRKSDHPNQATSSLKRHRKSDQATSSLNSHRKSNQPYQATLCCKYDGCTQVFTQSSSLKKHVLSSHLNYYDSLVLRLQNTHKDTSATGCQKKLIITSTPQKDATKLPLRQSLRHCPKSPEDVKAEETSEERDEDDGEHVSTEKKSRRFEDMVFRSHEEALQMCQDRCQREAYPCMVQGCDSVVKFIRSMRRHYLNCHKLTNQAFELNEDKLVFSAEKLDELIQRNTVLSACPDMTRAPNGVLKMEYQAEPENPGGPSVPMSLHSIEAETLDEHDPLGFKDEPPAERNVLVGADDLLYGEPSGHTEEPAIQNSQEERPRRKSSNPPALDLSPPSSLRFSVDEGFMDSSGKDGGKPTIISVPLPSPQARQPLKRKNELSELPPIPKDPQPHSPPPRTFDLATYKPMGFESSFLKFIQESTKDDVRPRASHCNSHRPEPPVVSARRRDSYRRNCSVKENSQMGLTTTRSRRARSSPLQPLPRTGEYTSVQNLRLILEKALTGCGDLAIKQLQYLRPVVVLERPMFSTPLLDLFPTKTNDKLLLEGS